The Pseudomonas sp. G2-4 genome window below encodes:
- a CDS encoding alpha/beta fold hydrolase — translation MPFATIDGKTLHYLDQGQGPVVLLGSSYLWDHTMWAPQIETLSRHYRVIALDLWGHGQSGRLPEGMTSLDDLARQALALMDHLDIDCFNLVGLSVGGMWGARLALTAPERLSSLVLIDTYVGVEPEPTRLYYFSLFDKIEAIGSIPEPLLDIVVPIFFRPGIDPQSPLYQQFRAALAALPADRLRDSIVPLGRIIFGRDDILPRLHELDAERTMVLCGDQDKPRPPSEAQEMAELIGCPCLLIPEAGHISNLENPEFVTTALLEFLRS, via the coding sequence ATGCCCTTTGCAACTATTGACGGAAAAACGCTGCATTACTTGGACCAGGGCCAAGGCCCGGTGGTGTTGCTGGGCAGCAGCTATTTGTGGGACCACACCATGTGGGCACCGCAGATCGAAACCCTGTCCCGGCATTACCGGGTGATCGCCCTGGACCTGTGGGGCCACGGCCAATCCGGTCGGTTGCCCGAGGGCATGACCTCGCTGGACGACCTGGCCCGCCAGGCATTGGCGTTGATGGATCACCTGGACATCGACTGCTTCAACCTGGTGGGGCTCTCGGTGGGCGGGATGTGGGGCGCGCGGCTGGCGCTGACGGCGCCGGAACGACTCAGTTCCCTTGTGCTGATAGACACCTATGTCGGCGTCGAGCCGGAGCCGACCCGCCTGTATTACTTCTCGCTGTTCGACAAGATCGAAGCCATCGGCAGCATTCCCGAACCTTTGCTGGACATCGTCGTGCCGATCTTCTTCCGGCCGGGCATCGATCCGCAGTCACCGCTCTACCAGCAGTTCCGCGCCGCACTGGCGGCATTGCCAGCCGACCGCTTGCGCGACAGCATCGTACCGTTGGGGCGGATCATTTTCGGGCGGGACGATATCCTGCCACGCCTGCATGAACTGGATGCCGAGCGCACCATGGTGTTGTGCGGCGATCAGGACAAACCGCGCCCACCGTCCGAGGCCCAGGAGATGGCGGAGTTGATCGGTTGCCCTTGTCTGCTGATCCCGGAGGCGGGGCACATCTCCAACCTGGAGAATCCGGAATTCGTGACCACTGCACTGCTTGAGTTTTTGCGCAGCTGA
- the dsbG gene encoding thiol:disulfide interchange protein DsbG, whose protein sequence is MPRLHRLLTLAFASALLQAPLLQAEELPAAIKKIEAKGAKIVGTFEAPDGLRGYAAQYQNRGMALYLTPDGQHVLLGNLYDADGKDLSVEPLQKLVYAPMAKEVWAKMEASNWIADGNKDAPRTVYLFSDPNCPYCNMFWEQARPWVKAGKVQLRHIMVGIIREDSPGKSAALLAAKDAEKALETHEKAGKGSALKPLKDIPPAIQAKLDANQQLMDELELSATPAIFYLDDKGDLQQQQGAPSPDKLVKILGPK, encoded by the coding sequence ATGCCCCGCCTCCACCGCCTGCTGACGCTGGCATTCGCCAGCGCACTGCTGCAGGCACCGCTGCTACAGGCCGAAGAATTGCCTGCGGCCATCAAGAAAATCGAAGCCAAGGGCGCGAAAATCGTCGGAACCTTCGAGGCCCCGGACGGCTTGCGCGGTTACGCGGCGCAGTACCAGAACCGTGGCATGGCGTTGTACCTGACGCCGGATGGCCAGCACGTCCTGCTGGGCAATCTGTACGACGCCGACGGCAAGGACCTGAGCGTGGAGCCGCTGCAAAAGCTGGTATACGCCCCGATGGCCAAGGAAGTCTGGGCGAAGATGGAAGCCAGCAACTGGATCGCCGACGGCAACAAGGACGCACCGCGCACCGTGTACCTGTTCAGTGATCCGAATTGCCCGTACTGCAACATGTTCTGGGAACAGGCACGCCCATGGGTCAAGGCCGGCAAGGTGCAGTTGCGCCACATCATGGTGGGTATCATCCGCGAAGACAGCCCGGGCAAATCCGCCGCGTTGCTGGCGGCCAAGGACGCGGAAAAAGCCCTGGAAACCCATGAAAAGGCCGGCAAGGGCAGCGCACTCAAGCCCCTGAAGGACATACCACCGGCCATCCAGGCAAAACTGGACGCCAACCAGCAGTTGATGGACGAACTGGAACTCTCCGCCACTCCGGCGATTTTCTATCTGGATGACAAGGGCGACCTGCAACAACAGCAAGGCGCGCCATCACCGGACAAACTGGTGAAGATTCTCGGGCCGAAGTGA
- a CDS encoding TlpA disulfide reductase family protein: MLTFTLGTFAIALNHLLLISALALATFVGWRVAKRGGENPESVLFVLFLLGILAARIGFVAAYWSHYQDDPWQIVDLRDGGFLAWPGIVALVIGALLWARRRPALRRSLGFGVGSGLLFWLVATMSLTIYEQGTRLPDIPLRTADGETVKLTDYQGGPLVINLWATWCPPCRREMPVLEEAQQQRPDLTFLFVNQAESMQSVSTYLATQGLSLDNVLFDGSGRLGQAVGSMALPTTLFYGADGRLLGSHLGELSEASLARALEYFETPGSTTASHPATRKPPCPASTAC; this comes from the coding sequence ATGCTGACGTTTACCCTCGGGACCTTTGCCATTGCCCTTAACCATCTGTTGCTGATCAGCGCCCTCGCACTGGCGACTTTCGTCGGCTGGCGAGTGGCCAAGCGCGGTGGCGAAAATCCCGAGTCGGTGCTGTTCGTGCTGTTTTTGCTGGGGATCCTGGCCGCGCGGATCGGTTTTGTCGCGGCCTACTGGAGCCATTACCAGGATGATCCGTGGCAGATCGTCGATCTGCGCGATGGGGGGTTCCTGGCCTGGCCTGGCATCGTGGCGCTGGTGATTGGCGCGTTGCTGTGGGCCCGGCGCCGACCGGCCCTGCGCCGGTCGTTGGGTTTCGGCGTTGGCAGTGGCCTGCTGTTCTGGTTGGTGGCGACGATGTCATTGACGATCTATGAGCAAGGCACCCGGCTGCCGGACATCCCCCTGCGCACCGCCGACGGCGAGACCGTAAAGCTCACCGATTATCAGGGCGGCCCCCTGGTGATCAACCTCTGGGCCACTTGGTGCCCGCCCTGCCGAAGGGAAATGCCGGTGCTGGAAGAAGCCCAGCAACAGCGTCCGGACCTGACGTTCCTGTTCGTCAACCAGGCCGAAAGCATGCAAAGCGTCAGCACCTACCTCGCCACCCAGGGCTTGAGCCTGGACAACGTGCTGTTCGATGGCAGTGGTCGCCTCGGCCAGGCCGTCGGTTCCATGGCGCTGCCAACGACACTGTTCTACGGCGCTGACGGCCGCCTGCTGGGCAGTCACTTGGGCGAATTGTCGGAAGCGAGCCTGGCCCGCGCCCTGGAATACTTCGAAACGCCGGGTTCGACCACGGCGTCCCACCCTGCCACAAGGAAACCGCCATGCCCCGCCTCCACCGCCTGCTGA
- the dsbD gene encoding protein-disulfide reductase DsbD, whose product MRRLFLLWLLLISGLAQAANPFETKPDFLPVEKAFVFTSERLDSGETQLFWQIADGYYLYQKRLKFDGLAEAQQPQLPEGEAHSDEFFGDQQVYRQALELKIPAGATGKIKVGFQGCADAGLCYPPQTQVVDLGGSAAAAANSEAPDQALASGLQQRALAWSLLVFFGLGLLLAFTPCSLPMLPILAGLVVGSGAGPRRGLALAGSYVISMALVYAAMGVLAALLGANLQALLQQPWLLGTFAAIFVLLALPMFGFFELQLPAALRDRLENAGRQRRGGSLLGAGVLGALSGLLVGPCMTAPLAGALLYIAQSGNALHGGLILFTMGIGMGLPLLLLVTVGNRFLPKPGAWMNLLKGVFGFLFLGTALLMIRPIIDGSLWLGLWGVLLLIAAYSAWRQTEGFGRIAYVCGSASLLFGLWGSLLVIGAAGGGEDFFQPLKVYAGTENSATFSAHDAFTTVSEPAALQRELDAAKAQGQWVLLDYYADWCVSCKIMEKQVFGRAEVLDALKDVRLLRLDVTADNAASRELLGRYQVPGPPSLLWIGGDGEERRSQRITGEVNAKVFLERWNITRDAR is encoded by the coding sequence ATGCGTCGATTGTTTTTGCTGTGGCTGCTGCTGATTTCGGGCCTGGCCCAGGCCGCCAATCCCTTCGAGACCAAACCCGATTTCCTGCCGGTGGAAAAGGCGTTCGTGTTCACCTCCGAACGCCTGGACTCCGGCGAAACCCAGCTGTTCTGGCAGATCGCCGATGGCTATTACCTGTATCAGAAACGACTGAAGTTCGACGGGCTTGCCGAGGCGCAACAACCGCAGCTGCCTGAGGGTGAAGCCCACAGCGATGAGTTTTTCGGCGACCAACAAGTCTATCGCCAGGCGCTGGAGCTGAAGATTCCGGCTGGCGCCACCGGCAAGATCAAGGTCGGCTTCCAGGGCTGCGCCGACGCGGGCCTGTGCTATCCACCCCAGACCCAAGTGGTGGACCTGGGTGGCAGTGCAGCCGCGGCAGCCAATAGCGAAGCGCCGGACCAAGCCCTGGCCAGCGGCCTGCAACAACGGGCATTGGCCTGGAGCCTGCTGGTGTTCTTCGGCCTGGGGCTGTTGCTGGCCTTCACGCCGTGCTCCCTGCCCATGCTGCCGATCCTCGCCGGGCTGGTGGTGGGTAGCGGCGCCGGGCCTCGGCGCGGGCTGGCGTTGGCCGGCAGCTACGTGATCAGCATGGCCTTGGTGTACGCCGCCATGGGCGTGCTCGCCGCGCTGTTGGGGGCTAATCTCCAGGCACTGCTGCAACAGCCGTGGTTGCTGGGCACCTTCGCGGCGATCTTCGTGCTCCTGGCGCTGCCCATGTTCGGTTTCTTCGAATTGCAATTGCCGGCGGCCCTTCGCGACCGGCTGGAAAACGCCGGACGCCAGCGCCGCGGCGGCAGCCTGCTGGGCGCCGGTGTTCTCGGCGCGCTGTCCGGGCTGCTGGTCGGCCCGTGCATGACTGCCCCGCTGGCCGGCGCGCTGCTGTACATCGCCCAGAGCGGCAATGCGCTGCACGGCGGACTGATCCTGTTCACCATGGGCATCGGCATGGGCCTGCCGTTGTTGCTGCTGGTGACCGTAGGCAATCGCTTCCTGCCCAAGCCCGGCGCCTGGATGAACCTGCTCAAGGGCGTATTTGGCTTCCTGTTCCTGGGCACTGCGCTGCTGATGATTCGTCCGATCATTGATGGTTCGCTGTGGCTCGGCCTGTGGGGTGTGCTGTTGTTGATTGCCGCCTACAGCGCCTGGCGCCAGACCGAAGGCTTCGGCCGCATTGCCTATGTCTGCGGCAGCGCGTCATTGCTGTTCGGCCTCTGGGGCAGTCTGCTGGTGATTGGTGCAGCAGGCGGCGGCGAAGATTTTTTCCAGCCCCTGAAGGTCTACGCCGGCACCGAAAACAGCGCAACCTTCAGTGCCCACGATGCTTTCACCACGGTCAGTGAGCCGGCAGCCTTGCAACGGGAACTGGACGCGGCGAAGGCCCAGGGCCAGTGGGTGTTGCTGGACTATTACGCCGACTGGTGCGTGTCCTGCAAGATCATGGAAAAGCAGGTATTCGGCCGCGCCGAGGTATTGGACGCCCTGAAAGACGTGCGCCTGCTGCGCCTGGACGTAACCGCCGATAACGCCGCCAGCCGCGAACTGCTGGGCCGTTACCAAGTACCGGGACCACCGAGCCTGCTGTGGATCGGCGGCGACGGTGAAGAGCGCCGCAGCCAGCGGATCACCGGGGAAGTCAACGCCAAGGTGTTCCTGGAGCGCTGGAACATCACCCGGGACGCGCGCTGA
- a CDS encoding response regulator produces MHVLVCEDDELIASGIVAGLTAQGLTVEHVATASAARAMVGVAEFDVMVLDLGLPDEDGLKLLKQLRQQGLEIPVLILTARDSVTDRVDGLQAGADDYLLKPFDLRELAARLHTLLRRVAGRSVNLIEHGRLTYDPSSRETTLAGQPVDLSRREQSLLQALLHNRGRVLSTEQLKDSVYGFNDELESNALNVHIHHLRRKLGNGIVETVRGLGYRLGPADGGESSK; encoded by the coding sequence ATGCACGTACTGGTCTGCGAAGACGATGAGCTGATCGCCAGCGGGATCGTTGCCGGGCTCACGGCCCAGGGCCTGACCGTCGAACACGTCGCCACGGCATCGGCGGCGCGGGCGATGGTCGGCGTGGCCGAGTTTGACGTCATGGTGCTGGACCTGGGGTTGCCCGACGAGGACGGCCTTAAATTGCTCAAGCAACTGCGCCAGCAAGGCCTGGAGATACCGGTGTTGATCCTCACGGCCCGGGACTCGGTGACCGATCGGGTCGATGGCTTGCAGGCCGGTGCCGATGACTATCTGCTCAAGCCCTTCGACCTGCGCGAACTCGCGGCGCGCCTGCACACCCTGCTGCGGCGCGTGGCGGGGCGCAGCGTCAATCTGATCGAACACGGCCGCCTGACTTACGACCCCAGCAGCCGGGAAACCACGTTGGCTGGCCAGCCGGTGGACCTGTCCCGTCGGGAGCAGTCGCTGTTGCAAGCGCTGCTGCACAACCGTGGCCGGGTGCTGTCCACCGAGCAACTCAAGGACAGCGTCTACGGGTTCAATGACGAGCTGGAAAGCAACGCCCTCAACGTCCATATCCATCACCTGCGACGCAAACTGGGTAACGGAATCGTCGAGACCGTGCGTGGACTGGGCTATCGCCTCGGTCCGGCCGATGGCGGGGAATCTTCCAAGTGA
- a CDS encoding ATP-binding protein, translating to MMSLRLRLSLTLGAAFALIWALAAAWMLSDLRNQMMFSLDQRLVASARMVAGLLEQLPPLPSKGEGTHFSAEQLSIPGGMACQVSSLRGEILARSHGTPEQALEAEKMGFHDQMIDGAPWRSFTLARGDLRITTADRQIEREALNMSILLAASVPVGVALLGCLCLLWLGIGQGLAPLNRMRDALMRRNADSLEPLQIHPLPSELRPLLETQNQLFQRIGKTIERERRLTGDAAHELRSPLTAIKTHLQVARMTEGAARDQSLARAEEGADRMHRTLEQLLLLARVEGSLSFDDGVQCNAEQVARLAIQDAASNDSRRIKLHVSPGLSDAPVQMPAVLSIAALRNLLDNALRHTPDDTDVELSLEMIGQRVRFQVRDHGPGIAADDIQHLTQRFWRNGQSTGCGLGLAIVQAIVQRCGCGLHFDSRPDGLRVELTMPVQQPLVK from the coding sequence GTGATGAGCCTGCGACTGCGCCTGAGCCTGACCCTCGGCGCGGCCTTTGCCCTGATCTGGGCCTTGGCCGCGGCATGGATGCTCAGCGATCTGCGCAACCAGATGATGTTCTCCCTCGACCAGCGTCTGGTGGCCTCGGCGCGGATGGTCGCCGGGCTGCTGGAGCAGTTGCCACCGCTGCCCAGCAAGGGCGAAGGCACGCATTTCAGCGCTGAGCAATTGAGTATTCCTGGCGGTATGGCCTGCCAGGTCAGTTCCTTGCGCGGTGAGATTCTCGCTCGTAGTCACGGCACGCCAGAGCAAGCCCTGGAAGCCGAGAAAATGGGCTTTCACGACCAGATGATCGACGGTGCGCCCTGGCGCAGCTTCACCTTGGCCCGAGGTGATCTGCGCATCACCACCGCCGACCGTCAGATTGAACGCGAAGCCTTGAACATGTCGATACTGCTGGCGGCCTCGGTGCCGGTTGGCGTGGCGTTGCTCGGGTGTCTGTGCTTGCTTTGGCTGGGCATCGGCCAGGGCCTGGCACCGCTTAACCGCATGCGCGACGCGCTGATGCGACGCAATGCCGACTCTCTTGAGCCCTTGCAGATCCACCCGTTGCCCAGTGAGCTGCGGCCCTTGCTGGAAACCCAGAACCAGCTGTTCCAACGCATTGGCAAGACCATCGAGCGGGAGCGCCGGCTGACCGGCGATGCCGCCCACGAATTGCGCAGTCCGCTGACGGCCATCAAGACGCACCTGCAAGTGGCGCGCATGACCGAAGGCGCTGCCCGCGACCAATCCCTGGCCCGGGCCGAGGAGGGTGCCGACCGCATGCACCGCACGCTTGAGCAATTGCTGCTGCTGGCCCGGGTCGAAGGCAGCCTGTCGTTCGACGACGGCGTGCAGTGCAACGCCGAGCAGGTCGCCCGGCTGGCGATCCAGGACGCGGCGAGCAATGATTCCCGACGGATCAAGCTGCATGTATCGCCAGGACTGTCCGACGCCCCGGTGCAGATGCCGGCGGTGCTTTCCATTGCCGCCTTGCGCAATCTGCTGGATAACGCCCTGCGCCATACCCCGGACGATACCGATGTGGAGCTGAGCCTGGAGATGATCGGCCAGCGCGTGCGTTTCCAGGTACGTGACCACGGGCCCGGCATTGCTGCCGACGATATCCAGCACCTGACTCAACGCTTCTGGCGCAACGGCCAGAGCACCGGCTGCGGGCTGGGGCTGGCGATCGTCCAGGCCATCGTCCAGCGGTGCGGCTGCGGCCTGCATTTCGACAGCCGCCCGGATGGGCTGCGGGTTGAATTGACGATGCCGGTGCAGCAACCCCTGGTCAAGTGA
- a CDS encoding GNAT family N-acetyltransferase produces the protein MDTFIEVCTATPNDAGIISRIAERSIRVGCAVAHRNDPRIVEAWVRNNTLTYVQPWLADPRLRLTLARLQGRPVGTAMASVDGRIAFCYVQPEWFRRGAGQALVRDIEAWLRERGVAQVRLDSTGTSQAFYRRMGFEQSAEAFVIDGVTAIAMHKPLIEPVGKVRPESKSMPR, from the coding sequence ATGGACACGTTCATCGAAGTCTGCACAGCCACGCCCAACGATGCCGGCATCATCAGCCGGATCGCCGAGCGCTCCATCCGGGTCGGTTGTGCCGTCGCACACCGTAATGACCCGCGTATCGTGGAGGCCTGGGTCCGCAATAACACCCTCACATATGTCCAACCCTGGCTGGCCGATCCACGGCTGCGCCTGACCCTGGCGCGTTTGCAGGGGCGGCCGGTGGGTACCGCCATGGCCTCGGTCGATGGACGGATCGCGTTTTGCTACGTGCAGCCGGAATGGTTTCGCCGTGGTGCCGGGCAGGCGCTGGTACGCGACATCGAGGCGTGGCTGCGCGAGCGTGGGGTCGCCCAGGTGCGACTCGACAGCACGGGCACCAGCCAGGCGTTCTATCGGCGCATGGGGTTCGAGCAAAGTGCCGAGGCTTTCGTCATCGACGGTGTCACGGCCATCGCGATGCATAAGCCACTGATCGAACCCGTAGGGAAAGTTCGGCCCGAGAGTAAATCCATGCCTCGCTGA